A DNA window from Leptotrichia sp. oral taxon 215 str. W9775 contains the following coding sequences:
- a CDS encoding DEAD/DEAH box helicase has product MQKFEDFGLSIEVLDALEKKGFEEPSDIQKLVIPELLKERTHLIGQAQTGTGKTAAFGIPILETVEADKTVKALILAPTRELANQVADEIYSLKGKKDIRVLAVYGGASIENQIKKLKSGVDIVVGTPGRVMDLMRKKVLKVNNLDYFVLDEADEMLNMGFLEDIELILEETNDEKKMLFFSATMPKAIMDIAKKFMDDYKLLKVKKQELTTDLTEQIYYEVKQEDKFEALCRVLDYTQDFYGIVFCRTKSEVDDVTNRLKARNYDAECIHGDITQGLRQKALDLFKKKVLTILVATDVAARGIDVSNLTHVINYAIPQEAESYVHRIGRTGRAGHKGIAITFVTPREARTLAQIKRVTKTDIKRESIPNVSEIIEAKKEALIAYIDEIIKEEDYTSYESFADKLLEERDARQVVSSILRHFYEDEFLPESYGEIQDVKVKIEDKTRLFIALGSKDGYNPGRLLDLLNKKAKTPGRKVKDIKIMDKYSFITVPLQEAEFIMRALNSKKDSKPLVEKATGGVSGGGSSEGKKRGRRSEKDSKKKKSGEKEKSSRRSKKSDDKKTSSKSKEKKSKDKSKKSDKSSGRSKKK; this is encoded by the coding sequence ATGCAAAAATTTGAAGATTTCGGATTAAGTATTGAAGTACTTGATGCGTTAGAAAAAAAAGGATTTGAAGAACCAAGTGATATACAGAAATTAGTTATACCCGAATTATTAAAGGAAAGAACACACCTTATAGGACAGGCACAAACAGGAACAGGAAAAACTGCCGCTTTTGGAATACCAATACTGGAAACAGTTGAAGCTGACAAAACGGTAAAAGCTCTGATACTGGCACCTACAAGGGAACTGGCAAACCAGGTTGCAGATGAAATCTACTCTTTAAAGGGTAAAAAGGACATCAGGGTTCTGGCTGTATATGGAGGAGCTTCCATAGAAAATCAGATAAAGAAACTTAAATCTGGAGTGGACATTGTAGTTGGAACTCCTGGAAGAGTAATGGATCTGATGAGAAAGAAAGTATTAAAGGTAAATAATCTTGACTATTTTGTCCTTGATGAAGCTGATGAAATGCTTAACATGGGATTCCTGGAAGATATTGAACTTATACTTGAAGAAACAAATGATGAAAAGAAAATGTTATTTTTCTCAGCTACAATGCCTAAAGCAATAATGGACATTGCTAAAAAGTTTATGGATGACTACAAGCTTTTAAAGGTTAAAAAACAGGAACTTACAACAGATCTGACAGAACAGATTTATTATGAAGTTAAACAGGAAGACAAGTTTGAAGCACTTTGCAGAGTTTTAGACTATACTCAGGATTTTTATGGAATTGTTTTCTGCCGTACAAAATCTGAAGTAGATGATGTTACAAATAGACTTAAGGCAAGAAACTACGATGCTGAATGTATTCATGGGGATATAACTCAGGGATTAAGACAGAAAGCTCTTGACCTTTTCAAGAAAAAAGTACTTACAATACTTGTAGCGACAGATGTTGCAGCAAGAGGAATAGATGTAAGTAACCTTACGCATGTTATAAACTATGCTATACCTCAGGAAGCAGAATCTTACGTTCATAGAATAGGAAGAACTGGAAGAGCGGGGCATAAAGGGATAGCAATAACATTTGTAACGCCTAGGGAAGCAAGAACTCTGGCTCAGATAAAGAGAGTTACAAAGACTGACATTAAAAGGGAATCAATACCAAACGTAAGTGAAATAATAGAAGCAAAGAAAGAAGCTTTAATTGCTTATATTGATGAAATAATAAAAGAAGAAGACTACACAAGCTATGAAAGTTTTGCAGACAAACTGCTTGAAGAAAGAGATGCAAGACAGGTTGTTTCTTCGATTTTAAGACACTTCTATGAGGATGAATTCCTGCCTGAAAGTTATGGAGAAATACAGGATGTCAAGGTAAAAATTGAAGACAAGACAAGACTTTTCATTGCTCTTGGAAGCAAGGACGGATACAATCCTGGAAGACTGCTTGACCTGTTAAATAAAAAGGCAAAAACTCCTGGAAGAAAAGTTAAGGATATTAAGATAATGGATAAATATTCATTTATAACTGTACCTTTACAGGAAGCTGAATTCATAATGAGAGCACTGAACTCTAAAAAGGATTCAAAACCATTAGTTGAAAAGGCAACTGGAGGAGTATCAGGAGGTGGATCTTCAGAAGGTAAAAAAAGAGGAAGAAGATCGGAAAAAGATTCTAAAAAGAAAAAATCAGGTGAAAAGGAAAAATCTTCAAGAAGATCTAAAAAATCAGATGATAAAAAGACTTCTTCAAAATCTAAGGAAAAAAAATCAAAAGATAAATCAAAAAAGTCAGATAAATCATCTGGAAGAAGTAAAAAGAAGTAA
- a CDS encoding ABC transporter ATP-binding protein — translation MKKNLEIKNVGKTFGKDEILKNINIEIKKGEFFSLLGPSGCGKTTLLRMIAGFIRPDKGSISINGEVIDHLNPNERNVNTVFQNYALFPNMTVFENVAFPLKIKKTAKEEIEKEVLKYLELVGLQEHKDKMPSSLSGGQKQRVSIARALISKPDVLLLDEPLSALDAKLRQKLLIELDTIHDEVGITFVFVTHDQEEALSVSDRIAVMSKGEVLQIGTPNEIYEMPANGFVADFIGETNFIEGKVIEVHDKYGYAENDEIGRFKIELDKPVKVGDNVKLTLRPEKIKVDTEPRYTDNDNYKVIKGTVDEVIYTGFQSKLFIKVDGMNKLIKVYDQHRNFLTEEELFEWKEKVYFYWHYEDAYLVEVN, via the coding sequence TTGAAAAAAAATCTTGAAATCAAAAACGTAGGGAAAACCTTCGGAAAAGACGAAATTCTAAAAAATATCAACATTGAAATAAAAAAAGGAGAGTTTTTTTCATTGCTGGGACCATCAGGTTGCGGTAAGACGACATTGCTGAGAATGATTGCCGGGTTTATAAGGCCGGATAAAGGGTCTATTTCCATAAACGGAGAAGTTATAGATCATCTGAATCCTAATGAAAGGAACGTAAATACTGTTTTCCAGAACTATGCACTGTTTCCAAATATGACAGTATTTGAAAATGTGGCATTTCCTTTGAAAATAAAGAAAACTGCAAAGGAAGAGATAGAAAAGGAAGTATTGAAATATCTTGAATTGGTGGGATTACAGGAACATAAGGATAAAATGCCTTCCAGCTTATCGGGAGGACAGAAACAGAGAGTTTCTATAGCCAGGGCGCTAATCAGCAAACCGGATGTATTACTGCTGGACGAACCACTTTCAGCCCTTGATGCAAAATTAAGACAGAAATTATTAATTGAACTGGATACTATACATGACGAAGTTGGAATAACATTCGTATTTGTAACTCATGACCAGGAGGAGGCACTGAGTGTTTCTGACAGAATAGCAGTTATGAGTAAAGGGGAAGTTCTTCAGATAGGAACTCCAAATGAAATATATGAAATGCCTGCAAATGGATTTGTGGCAGACTTTATAGGAGAAACAAATTTCATTGAAGGAAAAGTTATTGAAGTGCATGACAAATATGGATATGCTGAAAATGATGAAATTGGAAGATTTAAAATAGAACTTGATAAACCTGTAAAAGTGGGGGATAACGTAAAGCTTACACTTAGACCGGAAAAAATAAAGGTAGACACTGAGCCAAGATATACAGATAACGACAACTATAAAGTAATAAAAGGAACTGTAGATGAAGTTATTTATACTGGATTCCAGAGTAAATTGTTTATAAAAGTTGATGGAATGAATAAACTGATAAAAGTTTATGATCAGCATAGAAACTTCCTGACTGAGGAAGAGCTTTTCGAATGGAAAGAAAAAGTTTATTTTTACTGGCATTATGAAGATGCTTACTTAGTGGAGGTGAACTGA
- a CDS encoding ABC transporter permease, giving the protein MNENGPLKWIYYLPISLWMTLFFGIPTLIIIIFSFLKKGAYGGIAMPIKQTLAAYKLLFTSSDILKISIKTINISFWITAITLFLALPVAYYISRSKYKNLWLLLIVIPFWTNFLVRIFSFIAILGNKGIVNHFLMKIFGMKEPLALLYNRNAVIIISVYVFLPYAILPLYSAIEKFDFSLLDAASDLGANKFQALVRVFLPGIKSGMVTATIFTLVPAIGSYAVPDLVGGTDGVMLGNIIANRMFQLRDWPTASAISTVFIVITTFGVWLSMKMEKEEE; this is encoded by the coding sequence ATAAATGAAAATGGCCCTTTAAAATGGATATATTATCTGCCGATCAGTTTATGGATGACACTGTTTTTCGGTATACCGACACTTATAATAATAATTTTCAGTTTTTTGAAAAAAGGTGCCTATGGTGGAATTGCAATGCCAATAAAACAGACATTGGCTGCCTACAAACTGCTGTTTACTTCAAGCGATATTTTAAAAATATCTATTAAAACAATAAATATATCATTCTGGATAACTGCTATAACTTTATTTCTGGCGTTACCTGTTGCCTATTATATTTCAAGATCAAAGTACAAGAATTTGTGGTTACTGCTTATAGTAATCCCTTTCTGGACTAATTTTCTTGTAAGAATTTTTTCCTTCATAGCAATACTAGGAAATAAAGGGATTGTAAACCATTTTCTTATGAAAATATTTGGAATGAAAGAACCGCTGGCACTTCTGTATAATAGAAATGCAGTAATAATAATAAGTGTATATGTATTTTTACCTTATGCGATACTGCCTCTGTATTCAGCAATTGAAAAATTTGATTTTTCACTGCTTGATGCGGCAAGTGATTTAGGAGCAAACAAGTTTCAGGCTTTAGTTAGAGTTTTTCTTCCCGGAATAAAATCAGGAATGGTTACTGCAACAATATTTACTCTTGTTCCGGCAATAGGTTCATATGCTGTTCCTGACCTTGTAGGAGGAACAGACGGAGTAATGCTTGGAAATATTATTGCAAACAGAATGTTTCAGCTTAGGGACTGGCCTACAGCTTCAGCAATTTCAACAGTTTTCATAGTAATAACAACTTTTGGAGTATGGCTGTCAATGAAAATGGAAAAGGAGGAAGAATAA
- a CDS encoding diacylglycerol kinase family protein encodes MKEKRKLKKALLVYNPKSGNSDLILNNFDLIASSLLKNGITLTLYSISREYNELANILKNEKYDILILSGGDGTLSKSLSQLYNEEIEFPDVAIFPTGTSNDLAKSLNLGDDVKKWVDNIVNGKAKPLDFGLINNKTVFLSSYAGGLFTKVSYNTDKNLKKVIGKTAYHIAGLAELTNIRKFDLNITLDSGEKINEKAILYMILNGKSVGGFDSVIDNADMNDGLMNILIVKNIENPFDLPAVLLDLINSNLENNDYVRTVTAKSCVIEKIDDEVGVSIDGEEGKNKKAEIRFISNRLKIFRQ; translated from the coding sequence ATGAAGGAAAAAAGAAAATTAAAAAAAGCTCTTCTTGTGTATAACCCGAAATCAGGTAATTCAGACTTAATATTGAATAATTTCGACCTGATAGCAAGCAGTCTTTTAAAGAATGGAATTACTCTTACACTTTACAGTATAAGCAGGGAATACAATGAGCTGGCAAACATCCTTAAAAATGAGAAATACGATATATTAATTCTATCAGGTGGAGATGGTACATTAAGTAAAAGTTTAAGCCAGCTGTATAATGAAGAAATTGAATTTCCTGATGTTGCAATATTTCCAACAGGGACTTCAAATGATTTGGCAAAGTCGTTGAATCTGGGAGATGATGTTAAAAAATGGGTTGACAATATTGTAAATGGAAAGGCAAAACCATTAGATTTTGGACTTATAAATAACAAAACTGTATTTTTATCTTCTTATGCGGGAGGCCTTTTCACAAAGGTTTCCTATAATACTGATAAAAACCTGAAAAAAGTAATAGGAAAAACTGCATATCATATTGCGGGACTGGCTGAACTGACAAATATTAGAAAATTTGATTTGAATATAACTCTTGACAGCGGTGAAAAAATAAATGAGAAGGCAATATTATACATGATTTTAAATGGAAAGAGTGTAGGAGGATTTGACAGTGTTATTGATAATGCTGATATGAATGACGGTCTTATGAATATACTGATTGTGAAGAATATAGAAAATCCTTTTGATTTACCTGCAGTTCTTTTAGACCTTATTAACAGCAATCTTGAAAATAATGATTATGTGAGAACTGTCACTGCTAAAAGCTGTGTAATTGAAAAAATAGATGATGAAGTAGGTGTGAGCATTGACGGAGAAGAAGGTAAAAATAAAAAAGCTGAAATAAGATTTATAAGTAACAGGCTTAAAATTTTTAGACAGTAA
- a CDS encoding chromate transporter, with product MAELWALFMVFFKIGLFSFGGGYAILPLIQKEVVESHKWISVTQFTDIVAVSQVTPGPIAINSSTYVGYLVTGNVVGATVATVGLILPSVIVMTLFSMFFLKFKDNKYISNAFAGLRIVVVGLILSATILLMDKDNFIDYKSFIIFGAALLLFLKWKVNAIWLTIGAAIIGILIY from the coding sequence ATGGCAGAATTATGGGCTTTATTTATGGTGTTCTTTAAAATAGGACTTTTCAGCTTTGGTGGGGGATACGCAATTCTTCCTCTTATACAGAAGGAAGTTGTAGAGTCACATAAATGGATAAGTGTAACCCAGTTTACAGATATAGTGGCTGTTTCGCAGGTGACACCGGGACCTATAGCAATAAATTCTTCCACTTATGTTGGATACCTTGTAACTGGAAATGTTGTAGGGGCAACAGTGGCAACGGTGGGATTAATACTGCCATCTGTCATAGTAATGACCCTTTTCAGTATGTTTTTCCTGAAATTTAAGGATAACAAATATATAAGCAATGCATTTGCAGGATTGAGAATAGTTGTTGTAGGGCTTATTCTTTCAGCAACGATACTGCTTATGGATAAGGATAATTTTATAGATTATAAAAGTTTTATAATATTTGGAGCCGCATTGCTGCTGTTTCTGAAATGGAAGGTAAATGCCATATGGCTGACAATAGGAGCTGCAATAATTGGAATACTTATATATTAA
- a CDS encoding YjjG family noncanonical pyrimidine nucleotidase, with translation MYKTILLDIDNTLFDYPKAEKYAIKATFEDFDFFSNGSESEFEEIKKEYKAINDLLWEKLEKGEITSTELKIERFRMLFEKANLSYNPEEFSKQYLKRLGEGAFLLDGAEEVCKYLYGKYKLGIVTNGMKEVQYSRIGKSPIGKYIDKIIISEEVGISKPNPGIFEYALKELGTEDKKEAIMVGDSLSADIQGGINFGIDTCWVNLKKDAPNDKIKPKYVVTKLEEICNIL, from the coding sequence ATGTATAAAACAATATTACTTGATATTGATAATACACTATTTGACTATCCAAAAGCTGAAAAATATGCAATAAAGGCAACATTTGAAGATTTTGATTTTTTCAGTAATGGAAGTGAAAGTGAATTTGAAGAAATAAAAAAGGAATATAAAGCTATAAATGATTTGCTATGGGAAAAACTGGAAAAAGGGGAAATTACAAGTACAGAACTGAAGATTGAGAGATTTAGAATGTTATTTGAAAAAGCAAATTTGAGTTACAATCCTGAAGAGTTTAGTAAACAATATCTGAAACGTCTCGGAGAAGGAGCGTTTCTTCTTGACGGAGCTGAAGAGGTGTGCAAGTACTTATATGGGAAATACAAGCTTGGAATAGTTACTAATGGAATGAAGGAAGTCCAGTATTCAAGGATTGGAAAATCTCCAATAGGAAAATATATAGATAAAATAATAATTTCGGAAGAAGTAGGGATAAGTAAGCCAAATCCAGGAATTTTTGAATATGCCCTGAAGGAACTTGGAACTGAGGATAAAAAAGAGGCTATAATGGTGGGGGATTCCCTGTCGGCAGATATTCAGGGAGGAATTAATTTTGGAATAGATACATGCTGGGTAAATCTGAAAAAGGATGCTCCAAACGATAAAATAAAGCCAAAATATGTTGTTACAAAATTAGAAGAAATATGCAATATTTTATAA
- a CDS encoding patatin-like phospholipase family protein, which yields MGKIRKIIYAIFLFVLIGNSVFAQEDKRVGLVLSGGTARGLAHIGVLKVLEEEKVPVEYVTGTSMGSIIGGLYSIGYTPDEIEKIALEMDWISLFNDSIERKDKGISRNLIEDRNTMVLPMEKFIPKIPSGAVGGKSASEQLNNLFFGVLEVNDFKKFPKKFALVATDLNTGERVMIDRGSIATAVRSSLSIPSVFNPVQDGERLYVDGGVVRNLPVQDVKVLGADYTIGVNVGEGFSKRDPEKLNIAGVISDSMTIAGRQEVERQIRMLDLYMTPNLEKIESYDFGKVKEIIAAGEKVARDNIESIRKLSNPEKFAELEEKRREFRKTWKDEYDIKHVEIRGNKKYEKKYFNKYLPKNLGMMKKSDMEKIVDELYGNGDFSTVYYEVKNNDTLVINVQEKAGDYLTLSGNVNNEDMATVTVGIQGNKTINNADTRYRLNGIIANEYGVNGSGIMAIGKDNRVLFIGNFDFRKDIIKNQYYAGNKYEFNNRRFKAGIGLGMEISKNTLLLLGGGYEMSHVKGHMDEKESAKIRFPYLEASLTQDSRDSIAFPTKGTYLKAEYTVANSKNAEFNALYAKAEVNIPLGKNLTLTPGVAYITSDGEKIPETYRPKMGGFQEGYYSLAFDGVPADKIRGNSIFVGKINMQYKFSRIIFVGANASFATVSDKSYSFGKEKKESYGLGLGVRTPLGPGYVGVAKSPGEDVRYFLNFGYDPKSFNEN from the coding sequence ATGGGAAAAATTAGAAAAATAATATATGCGATATTTTTATTTGTTTTAATTGGAAACAGTGTATTTGCACAGGAAGATAAGCGTGTAGGCCTTGTCCTCAGTGGAGGGACAGCAAGAGGACTGGCACATATAGGAGTACTGAAGGTGCTGGAGGAAGAGAAGGTTCCTGTGGAATATGTAACGGGAACAAGTATGGGAAGTATTATTGGAGGGCTTTACAGCATAGGGTATACTCCTGATGAAATAGAAAAAATTGCATTAGAAATGGACTGGATAAGTCTTTTCAATGACAGTATAGAAAGAAAGGACAAGGGAATATCAAGAAATCTGATAGAAGACAGGAATACTATGGTACTTCCTATGGAAAAATTCATACCGAAAATTCCTTCAGGAGCAGTTGGAGGGAAAAGTGCCAGTGAACAGCTGAATAATCTGTTTTTTGGTGTTCTGGAAGTAAATGATTTTAAAAAATTTCCTAAAAAATTTGCACTTGTGGCAACAGATCTGAATACAGGAGAAAGAGTCATGATAGACAGGGGTTCAATTGCAACTGCTGTAAGATCAAGCCTTTCCATACCGTCAGTTTTTAATCCGGTTCAGGATGGAGAAAGACTTTATGTGGACGGAGGAGTTGTAAGAAATCTGCCTGTTCAGGATGTGAAGGTGCTGGGGGCAGACTATACAATAGGAGTAAACGTAGGAGAAGGTTTTTCTAAAAGGGATCCTGAAAAACTTAATATAGCCGGAGTAATATCTGACTCAATGACAATAGCAGGTAGGCAGGAAGTTGAAAGACAGATAAGAATGCTTGATTTATACATGACACCAAACCTTGAAAAAATAGAATCATATGATTTTGGGAAGGTGAAGGAAATAATAGCTGCCGGAGAAAAGGTGGCCAGGGATAATATAGAAAGCATAAGAAAGTTAAGTAATCCTGAAAAATTTGCAGAACTGGAAGAAAAAAGACGTGAATTCAGAAAAACATGGAAAGATGAATATGATATAAAGCATGTTGAAATCAGAGGAAATAAGAAGTATGAGAAAAAATATTTTAATAAATATCTTCCAAAAAATTTAGGAATGATGAAAAAAAGTGACATGGAAAAAATTGTTGATGAACTGTATGGAAATGGAGATTTTTCCACTGTCTACTATGAAGTGAAAAATAACGACACTTTAGTAATAAATGTCCAGGAAAAGGCAGGAGACTACCTGACACTTTCCGGAAATGTAAATAATGAGGATATGGCAACTGTAACTGTGGGTATACAGGGAAATAAGACCATAAATAACGCAGATACAAGATATAGGCTGAATGGAATAATTGCAAATGAATATGGAGTAAACGGATCAGGAATAATGGCAATTGGAAAGGATAACAGAGTTCTGTTTATAGGAAATTTTGACTTCAGGAAGGATATTATAAAAAACCAGTATTATGCAGGAAATAAATATGAATTTAATAACAGAAGATTTAAAGCCGGAATAGGACTAGGTATGGAAATTAGTAAAAACACACTCTTGCTTTTAGGTGGAGGATACGAAATGTCTCATGTTAAGGGGCATATGGATGAAAAGGAAAGTGCAAAAATAAGATTCCCTTATCTTGAAGCATCACTTACACAGGATAGCAGGGATTCCATAGCTTTTCCTACGAAAGGGACATATCTGAAGGCAGAATATACAGTAGCAAATTCTAAAAATGCAGAATTTAATGCCCTGTATGCTAAAGCCGAAGTAAATATCCCATTAGGAAAAAATTTAACACTTACACCTGGAGTGGCATACATTACAAGTGACGGTGAAAAAATTCCTGAAACATACAGGCCAAAAATGGGAGGATTTCAGGAGGGATACTATTCATTAGCATTTGATGGAGTTCCTGCAGACAAAATAAGAGGAAATAGTATTTTTGTCGGTAAAATAAATATGCAGTATAAATTTTCAAGAATTATATTTGTGGGAGCAAATGCATCATTTGCAACTGTTTCTGATAAAAGTTACAGTTTTGGGAAAGAAAAAAAGGAAAGTTATGGATTGGGATTAGGAGTAAGAACACCTTTAGGCCCTGGATATGTGGGAGTTGCCAAAAGTCCGGGAGAAGATGTGAGATATTTCCTGAATTTTGGATATGATCCAAAATCATTTAATGAAAATTAG
- a CDS encoding ABC transporter permease — protein sequence MNEKRRISLLFFVLVMIFFYLPIVMLVTLSFNNSKNFLWTGFSLKWYIELFTSSPDLWQAFGRSILIGLTSSVFSVFIATFGAIGIKWYNSRLKNYVKFLNYIPLILPDLIIGVALLIFFNMQIGAYQGMELGMKTIFIAHTTFNIPFSLFIIMARLDEFDYSIVEAARDLGANEFQTLIKVILPSMMPGIISAFLMAMTLSLDDFVITSFVTGTNSNTLPVQIYSMIKFGVSPVINALSTILIIGTIILSLSSRKLQKYMLN from the coding sequence ATGAATGAAAAAAGAAGAATTTCACTGTTGTTTTTCGTACTTGTAATGATATTTTTCTATTTGCCTATAGTGATGCTTGTAACATTATCGTTTAATAATTCAAAAAACTTTTTATGGACAGGTTTTTCACTGAAATGGTATATAGAACTGTTTACAAGCTCTCCTGATTTGTGGCAGGCTTTTGGAAGAAGTATTCTTATAGGTTTAACATCGTCAGTATTTTCAGTATTTATAGCAACATTTGGAGCAATAGGAATAAAATGGTACAATTCCAGATTGAAAAATTATGTAAAGTTCCTGAATTATATACCGCTTATACTGCCTGACCTTATAATAGGGGTGGCACTGCTTATATTCTTTAACATGCAGATAGGTGCATATCAAGGTATGGAACTTGGAATGAAGACTATATTTATAGCTCACACTACATTTAATATTCCGTTTTCATTGTTTATAATAATGGCGAGACTGGATGAATTTGACTATTCAATAGTTGAGGCTGCAAGAGATCTGGGAGCAAATGAATTTCAGACTTTGATTAAGGTTATACTGCCTTCCATGATGCCGGGAATAATATCTGCGTTCCTGATGGCGATGACTTTGTCGCTGGATGACTTTGTAATTACAAGCTTTGTTACAGGAACAAATTCAAATACATTGCCAGTTCAGATATATTCAATGATTAAATTTGGAGTTTCCCCTGTAATAAATGCATTATCGACTATATTAATAATAGGAACTATTATTTTATCCCTGTCGAGCAGAAAATTACAGAAATATATGCTTAATTAA
- a CDS encoding chromate transporter, translating into MKIYFELFWIFFKIGSFTLGGGYAMVPLIQNEIVEKKKWIEKEEFINLLALAQSSPGALAINMAVFVGFKIKKYLGMLATVLGAALPAFLIIWLLAALFQNFQNNPYVIKAFKAIRPMVVALIGGSVYTIGKQAKINKFTLIIVLAIAVLVSQFKFPPILVIIVGAIAGNIWMMNRKGAE; encoded by the coding sequence ATGAAAATATATTTTGAACTGTTCTGGATATTTTTTAAGATAGGCAGCTTTACCCTTGGAGGAGGGTATGCAATGGTTCCGCTTATTCAGAATGAAATTGTTGAAAAAAAGAAATGGATAGAAAAGGAGGAGTTTATAAATCTGCTGGCATTAGCTCAATCTTCTCCCGGGGCGTTGGCAATAAATATGGCAGTGTTTGTAGGCTTTAAGATTAAGAAGTATTTAGGAATGCTTGCAACAGTACTTGGAGCGGCATTACCGGCATTTCTTATTATATGGCTGCTGGCGGCACTGTTTCAGAATTTTCAGAATAATCCTTATGTCATTAAGGCCTTCAAGGCAATAAGACCAATGGTTGTTGCACTTATTGGAGGAAGTGTCTACACAATAGGAAAACAGGCAAAGATAAATAAATTTACATTGATTATTGTTCTGGCAATAGCAGTTCTCGTTTCACAGTTTAAATTTCCACCCATACTGGTTATAATAGTGGGAGCAATAGCAGGAAATATTTGGATGATGAACAGAAAGGGGGCTGAATAA